From Candidatus Acidiferrales bacterium, one genomic window encodes:
- a CDS encoding PorV/PorQ family protein codes for MKIVKTVELLMVILISSTAFCQSDFISNVSKRGTTAASFLEIGQGARAASMGGAFVAVDNDLSAFYWNPAGLAKMDGIDVIFDHTNWLASVAYNYLAASYNLGGMGTAGFSFIASDYGDMKVTTVDNPNGTGQLFTATDIAFSLGYAINLTDNFAIGFNPKIIYQSIWEASATGFAMDLGILYKTPFDGIVLGMSISNFGTKMQMQGQSLLVTYDPDVNTTGNNGKIPAYLGTDAWSLPLNFRVGLAYSPISTDMHQLTLDVDAIHPNDNYESVNVGAEYVFDNLIAIRGGYKSLFLRDSEESFTLGFGLKHALMGNVAFSFDYAYQDFGRLTYVQQFSLGISF; via the coding sequence ATGAAAATTGTAAAGACGGTTGAATTGTTGATGGTAATCCTGATTTCTTCGACTGCTTTTTGCCAGAGTGATTTCATTTCAAACGTTTCAAAAAGAGGAACCACTGCCGCTTCGTTTCTTGAGATTGGTCAAGGTGCAAGAGCCGCTTCTATGGGTGGCGCGTTTGTTGCGGTCGACAACGACTTGAGTGCATTCTATTGGAACCCGGCAGGATTGGCGAAAATGGATGGCATCGACGTCATCTTCGACCATACGAACTGGTTGGCAAGCGTTGCCTACAACTATCTCGCGGCTTCTTATAACCTGGGTGGAATGGGAACTGCGGGGTTTAGTTTTATCGCGTCGGATTACGGTGACATGAAAGTCACCACCGTCGATAATCCGAATGGCACAGGGCAATTGTTTACGGCTACGGACATCGCCTTTAGTCTGGGCTATGCGATAAACCTTACCGACAACTTTGCCATAGGATTCAATCCCAAAATTATCTACCAATCCATCTGGGAGGCAAGCGCGACCGGCTTTGCAATGGATCTGGGGATCCTTTACAAAACACCTTTTGATGGAATCGTACTGGGAATGTCTATATCGAATTTTGGGACGAAAATGCAAATGCAAGGTCAATCCCTTTTGGTTACTTATGATCCTGATGTTAATACGACCGGAAATAACGGCAAGATCCCCGCTTACCTCGGGACAGATGCGTGGTCGCTTCCGCTGAATTTTCGAGTTGGTCTGGCGTACAGTCCCATCTCCACTGATATGCATCAATTGACACTGGATGTTGATGCGATCCATCCGAACGACAATTATGAGAGCGTGAATGTCGGGGCTGAATATGTTTTTGACAATCTGATTGCGATCAGAGGCGGATACAAGTCCCTTTTTCTGAGAGATTCCGAAGAATCGTTTACACTTGGCTTCGGTTTAAAACACGCCCTCATGGGTAATGTTGCGTTTTCCTTTGACTATGCTTATCAA